A single Oryza brachyantha chromosome 8, ObraRS2, whole genome shotgun sequence DNA region contains:
- the LOC102702120 gene encoding actin-related protein 3-like, with translation MDAAARPAVVIDNGTGYSKLGFSGNSEPCFTIPTVVAVNESFLDQSEMCSSANWIAQYNAGVMADLDFFIGDEALSQFKSSGMYSLKHPIHHGQVDDWDTMERFWQQCIFNYLRCNPEEHYFLLTDSPVSTPESRECAGEIMFETFNVPGLYISVQSVLSLSAGYAFLKSISDENSDSASDMTGVVVDIGDGAPHVVPVVNGYVIGSSIKSFPFSGSDITQFVLQLLQERGELIPPEDSLDIARKVKEMHCYTASDIVKEFKKHDKKPDKYIKQWSAIKPKTGVPYTIDIGYERFLGPEIFFHPEIYSTDFSTPLPELIDSCVQSAPIDTRRALYKNIVLSGGSTMFKDFHKRLQNDIKKIVDERVAATNARHHVEVKPVEVNVVAHPIQSYAVWFGGSVAASNPEFYECCHTKEEYEEHGASICRTSTVFKGMY, from the exons atggacgccgccgcgcgccccgccgtcgtcatcgACAACGGCACAGG GTATAGCAAACTTGGATTTTCTGGTAACTCTGAGCCATGCTTCACCATCCCTACTGTAGTAGCTGTCAATGAGTCTTTTCTGGACCAGTCAGAGATGTGCAGTAGCGCAAATTGGATAGCACAGTATAATGCAGGTGTCATGGCTGATCTGGATTTCTTTATTGGAGATGAGGCTCTATCACAATTTAAATCTAGTGGGATGTACAGTTTAAAACATCCAATTCATCATGGTCAG GTTGATGACTGGGATACAATGGAGAGATTCTGGCAACAGTGCATTTTCAACTATCTGCGGTGCAATCCTGAAGAACACTACTTTCTTCTGACCGATAGTCCTGTCAGTACACCTGAAAGTCGTGAATGTGCAGGGGAAATTATGTTTGAGACTTTCAATGTTCCTGGATTATATATTTCTGTTCAATCTGTCCTTAGTCTTTCTGCTGGATACGCCTTTCTGAAAAGTATTTCTGATGAGAACTCGGATTCTGCG TCTGATATGACAGGTGTAGTAGTTGATATTGGGGATGGAGCTCCACATGTGGTGCCAGTTGTGAACGGCTATGTAATTGGGAGTAGCATAAAGTCTTTTCCGTTTTCAGGAAGTGACATCACACAGTTTGTTTTGCAGCTTTTACAG GAAAGAGGTGAACTTATTCCACCTGAGGATTCTTTGGATATAGCTCGTAAGGTGAAAGAAATGCATTGCTACACTGCTTCAGATATTGTCAAG GAGTTCAAGAAACATGACAAGAAGCCTGATAAGTACATCAAACAGTGGTCTGCAATTAAGCCAAAAACTGGGGTCCCATACACAATTGATATTGGATATGAGCGTTTTCTTGGTCCAGAG ATCTTCTTCCATCCTGAGATTTACTCGACCGACTTCTCCACTCCTCTACCTGAACTAATTGACAGCTGTGTTCAATCTGCGCCGATTGACACTAGGAGAGCTTTGTATAAG AATATAGTATTATCTGGTGGATCTACAATGTTTAAAGACTTCCACAAGAGACTTCAAAATGACATAAAGAAGATAGTTGATGAGCGTGTTGCCGCAACTAATGCCCGTCATCATGTGGAGGTCAAA CCTGTTGAAGTCAATGTGGTCGCTCATCCTATACAGAGTTATGCAGTTTGGTTCGGAGGTTCAGTAGCTGCATCTAACCCTGAATTTTATGAG TGTTGCCACACAAAGGAAGAATATGAGGAGCATGGAGCAAGCATCTGCCGGACCAGCACCGTTTTCAAAGGAATGTACTGA
- the LOC102703890 gene encoding BTB/POZ and MATH domain-containing protein 1-like produces the protein MAPPVDPYLSSTAPDGRRGYVCAAGIRPPWMTRSTTSTCTTGTVEGHHRFVIAHYGRLRARLAGGQYVRSGAFSVAGYDWAVVFFPRGTALGENHDHASVYVQLLTSRAAAAATFDLRFVRSGRSLPMHQPATAPHRFTTMTRFDPAMYGVRVDSIQMQRVQSHYVRGDRIIIDCTLHVAGKPRVSAAEPLPEIDVPPPDLQDHLGKLLYSEAHTDVTFDVQGEGFAAHRVVLAMRSPVFKAELFGPMSNTGETVKVVDMQPAVFKLLLGFVYTESLAAMDDLDEDDKRELARHLLVAADRYGMDRLKIICGHILERSLTAETVASTMELADRHGCRELKEACVKFVIAMGMNDETMPSRQEGDQLSCFSIIKHFFSQIGSFLKIH, from the coding sequence ATGGCGCCACCTGTTGATCCGTACCTGTCCTCCACGGCGCCtgacggccggcgcggctaCGTGTGCGCCGCCGGAATACGGCCGCCGTGGATGACGAGGAGCACCACGTCGACGTGCACGACGGGGACGGTGGAGGGCCACCACCGGTTCGTGATCGCCCACTACGGCCGGCTGAGAgcgcgcctcgccggcggccagtACGTCCGGTCGGGCGccttctccgtcgccggcTACGACTGGgccgtcgtcttcttcccgCGCGGGACCGCGCTCGGGGAGAACCACGACCACGCCTCGGTCTACGTCCAGCTCCTGaccagccgcgccgccgccgccgccaccttcgACCTGCGGTTCGTCCGCTCCGGCCGGTCGTTGCCGATGCACCAACCGGCAACGGCGCCGCACAGGTTCACCACCATGACGCGCTTTGACCCCGCCATGTACGGCGTCAGGGTGGACTCCATTCAGATGCAGAGGGTTCAGTCCCACTACGTCCGCGGCGACCGAATCATCATCGACTGCACCCTCCACGTCGCCGGCAAGCCGCGGGTgtccgccgccgagccgctgCCGGAGATCGACGTCCCGCCGCCGGACCTGCAGGATCACCTCGGCAAGCTCCTCTACAGCGAGGCGCACACCGACGTCACGTTCGACGTGCAGGGCGAGGGGTTCGCCGCGCACCGCGTGGTGCTCGCCATGCGTTCCCCCGTCTTCAAAGCCGAGCTCTTCGGCCCGATGAGCAACACCGGCGAGACCGTCAAGGTCGTCGACATGCAGCCGGCCGTGTTCAAGCTCCTCCTCGGCTTCGTCTACACCGAGTCGCTGGCCGCCATGGACGACCTCGACGAGGACGACAAGAGGGAGCTAGCCCGGCAcctgctcgtcgccgccgaccggtACGGCATGGACAGGCTGAAGATCATCTGCGGGCACATCCTGGAGAGGAGCCTGACGGCAGAGACGGTGGCGAGCACGATGGAATTGGCTGATCGCCATGGTTGCCGCGAGCTTAAGGAGGCTTGTGTTAAGTTCGTCATCGCCATGGGTATGAACGATGAAACGATGCCAAGCCGGCAGGAAGGAGACCAGCTCAGCTGTTTCTCCATCATCAAACACTTCTTTAGCCAGATTGGCAGCTTCCTCAAAATCCACTAG
- the LOC102701846 gene encoding kelch repeat-containing protein At3g27220-like, whose protein sequence is MAALKALSPRLLVPLAVALLLALGLVADFLWASSTSARRVASSSRAVKVRKSDRVRGKKPAAEGYLNATYADIPAPHWEWEEMPAAPVPRLDGYSVQIRDMLYVFAGYENLDHVHSHVDVYNFTSNAWTGRFDMPKEMANSHLGIATDGRYIYALTGQFGPQCRSPINRNFVVDTVTKEWHELPPLPVPRYAPATQLWRGRLHVMGGGKEDRHEPGLEHWSLAVKDGKALENEWRTEIPIPRGGPHRACIVANDRLFVIGGQEGDFMAKPGSPIFKCVRRHEVVYADVYVLDDGNKWKQLSPMPKPNSHIECAWVIVNNSVIIVGGTTEKHPITKKMILVGEVFRFDLDTLTWSVIGRMPFRIKTALAGYWDGWLYFTSGQRDRGPDNPAPKKVVGSTWRTKLHL, encoded by the exons atggccgcgctCAAGGCACTGTCTCCACGTCTCCTCgtcccgctcgccgtcgcgctcctcctcgcgctcggcctcgtcgccgactTCCTCTGGGcttcctccacctccgcccgccggGTCGCCTCCTCTTCCAGGGCG GTCAAGGTGAGGAAGAGCGATAGGGTGCGCGGGAagaagccggcggcggagggctaCCTCAACGCGACGTACGCCGACATTCCGGCGCCGCACTGGGAATGGGAGGAGATGCCAGCGGCGCCCGTGCCCCGCCTCGACGGCTACTCCGTCCAGATCCGCGACATGCTCTACGTCTTCGCTGGGTACGAGAACCTCGACCAT GTGCATTCTCATGTGGATGTGTACAATTTCACTTCAAACGCATGGACAGGAAGGTTTGATATGCCCAAGGAGATGGCAAATTCACATTTAGGGATAGCAACAGATGGGAGGTACATTTATGCGCTGACCGGGCAATTCGGTCCCCAGTGCCGATCCCCTATAAACCGCAATTTCGTTGTAGACACAGTGACAAAAGAGTGGCATGAACTGCCCCCTTTGCCAGTACCTAG GTATGCACCTGCTACTCAACTTTGGCGTGGACGGCTCCATGTGATGGGTGGTGGAAAAGAAGACCGCCATGAGCCTGGATTGGAGCACTGGAGCTTAGCTGTCAAGGATGGCAAAGCATTGGAGAATGAGTGGCGAACTGAGATACCCATACCACGCGGTGGACCTCATAG GGCATGTATTGTTGCTAATGATAGACTCTTTGTCATTGGTGGTCAAGAGGGAGATTTTATGGCAAAACCAGGCTCGCCAATATTTAAATGTGTACGGAGACACGAG GTTGTGTATGCTGATGTGTATGTGCTAGATGATGGAAACAAATGGAAGCAGCTCTCTCCAATGCCAAAGCCAAATTCCCACATAGAGTGTGCATGGGTTATCGTTAATAACTCTGTCATAATTGTTGGTGGGACTACAGAAAAACACCCTATTACCAAGAAGATGATTCTTGTTGGTGAAGTCTTCCGGTTTGATTTGGACACACTG ACGTGGTCAGTCATTGGACGAATGCCTTTCCGAATCAAGACAGCCCTAGCTGGCTACTGGGATGGGTGGCTTTATTTCACTTCTGGGCAGCGAGATAGGGGGCCTGATAATCCTGCTCCAAAGAAAGTTGTTGGCAGCACGTGGAGAACAAAACTACACCTTTGA
- the LOC102703606 gene encoding uncharacterized protein LOC102703606: MAPSNRLAGAPPPPPPPPPPPLPQPVPPGGATAPSENHTAVSAPLLQPAGAGAGAGADAAPLARWLRRLEAFLSVAGLSASSPLGKAGAASALAVFGVALPSVAVVLSPCRGEGRGRGCDEFEVEVFEVCVLVSQAAAAAVALACVSRKMAMYGLRKFLFVDPELGMRIRFQKEYVAKIKDFFRIILWWILPCFAVKVTREMFRFSYIFQQSTWKACIVLFASIMSWMYLTTIILSSCMLFNLVCNLQVIHFDDYGKLLEQDSDPLVYLKEHLQLRHNLSKISHRFRMFLLLLFFSVTASQFAILFKTTAYNGPINFTNGGDIAVSSVVQVVGLVLCLHAAAKISHRAQNIASLASRWHALVTCSSDSTYITTPNSSGNLVPFPAHMFLRDFSGSDLESLESGSVQGNSHGTAQLASYMSSYHKRESLVLYLLGNPGGITIFGWIVDRTFLNTILMLELTLVLFVLSKTVVVPAKTLLLDYIRFP, translated from the exons ATGGCTCCCAGCAACCGCCTCGCCGgagctcccccgccgccgccgccgccaccgccacctcctctgCCGCAACCTGTGCCTCCGGGAGGAGCTACCGCGCCGTCGGAGAACCATACGGCGGTCTCCGCGCCCCTGCTCCAGcccgcgggggcgggggcgggggcgggcgcggacgcggcgcCGCTGGCGAGGTGGCTGCGGCGGCTCGAGGCGTTCCTGTCGGTGGCGGGGCTGTCTGCGTCGAGCCCGCTCGGGAaggccggcgcggcgtccgcGCTGGCGGTGTTCGGCGTGGCGCTGCCGTCGGTGGCCGTGGTCCTGTCCCCGTGCCGCGGCGAGGGGCGAGGGAGGGGCTGCGACGAGTTCGAGGTGGAGGTGTTCGAGGTGTGCGTGCTGGTGtcgcaggcggcggccgcggccgtcgcGCTGGCGTGCGTGTCGAGGAAGATGGCCATGTACGGCCTCCGCAAGTTCCTCTTCGTCGACCCGGAGCTCGGCATGCGGATCCGCTTCCAGAAGGAATACGTCGCTAAGATCAAG GATTTCTTCCGCATAATTTTATGGTGGATATTGCCATGCTTTGCTGTGAAGGTCACCCGAGAAATGTTCCGTTTCTCCTATATCTTCCAACAGTCGACTTGGAAAGCATGTATTGTACTGTTTGCTTCCATCATGTCATGGATGTATTTGACCACAATTATACTATCCTCCTGCATGCTTTTCAACTTGGTTTGCAATCTACAAGTTATTCACTTCGATGACTACGGCAAACTCCTTGAACAAGATTCAGATCCTTTAGTCTATTTAAAAGAGCACCTGCAGCTCCGTCATAATCTCTCCAAAATCAGTCACAGGTTCCGTATGTTCCTTTTGCTGCTCTTCTTTTCTGTTACAGCAAGTCAATTTGCCATTCTTTTCAAGACAACAGCATATAATGGACCAATCAACTTCACTAATGGTGGCGATATAGCT GTGTCCTCAGTTGTTCAAGTTGTTGGGCTTGTCCTTTGTTTGCATGCAGCTGCTAAAATTTCTCACAGAGCTCAAAACATTGCTTCCCTGGCTAGTCGATGGCATGCCTTGGTAACATGCTCTAGCGATTCTACTTACATAACCACACCAAATAGTTCTGGGAACCTTGTGCCTTTTCCAGCACATATGTTCTTAAGAGATTTTTCAGGAAGTGATTTAGAGTCTCTGGAGAGTGGCTCGGTGCAAGGCAATTCTCATGGCACGGCTCAATTGGCTTCATATATGTCTTCATACCACAAGAGAGAATCACTTG TGCTGTATCTGCTAGGCAACCCTGGTGGCATCACGATATTTGGCTGGATCGTTGATCGGACATTCCTAAACACAATTTTGATGCTCGAATTAACATTGGTACTCTTCGTGCTTAGCAAGACTGTTGTGGTCCCTGCCAAAACATTACTTCTCGATTACATCAGGTTTCCATGA
- the LOC102703327 gene encoding cocosin 1-like, protein MKNTSMASLLVPLCLCFVLLRGASGLGGGSCDRIDRRIRALEPTRRVDSEAGHTEFYDERDGQLACAGVTAARITIQQNGLLLPSYSNSPRLAYVVQGKGSVGVVIPGCPETYQETSSSSQQEQEQEHDERRRGGRRGEERRRSSEGEESEEGQEETSRRSFEQSIRDEHQRITTVRQGDVVAIPAGAPFWVHNDGDGALVAIAVYDVSNNANQLDQTSRRFRLAGGQTSSERRREGESESSESETERGGEESYNILSGFDTELLAESMRVSRDTARKLQGRNDKRGNIVRVRRGGLHLLRPATERVTDEEMMRGANAGAAAAGNGVDEALCLMKLRENVADPMKADLYTPNGGRITVLNSQKLPVLKLIKMSVNRGVMRRNAILAPHWNINAHAAVYATSGSARLQVVSSEGRRVFDGELRRGQMVVVPQSFAVLGSAGDEGFAWVSFQTSDDAMNAPIVGKSSALRGMPADVLANAFGVSREEARRVKFGRGQELAIFSPKSGDRRDMLAAAA, encoded by the exons ATGAAGAACACCTCAATGGCGTCGTTGCTCGTCCCGCTCTGCCTCTGCTTCGTCCTCCTGCGCGGCGCCTCCGGCCtgggcggcggcagctgcgACCGCATCGACCGCCGGATCCGCGCGCTCGAGCCCACGCGCCGCGTAGACTCCGAGGCCGGGCACACGGAGTTCTACGACGAACGCGACGGCCAGCTCGCCTGCGCCGGCGTCACCGCCGCGCGCATCACCATCCAGCAGaacggcctcctcctcccctcctacTCCAACTCCCCGCGCCTCGCCTACGTCGTCCAGGGCAAGGGCAGCGTCGGCGTCGTCATCCCCGGCTGCCCCGAGACGTACCAGgagacgtcgtcgtcgtcgcagcaggagcaggagcaggagcacgacgagcgccgccgcggcggacggcgtggCGAGGAGAGACGACGGTCGAGCGAGGGAGAGGAGTCGGAGGAGGGACAGGAGGAGACCAGCCGCCGCAGCTTCGAGCAGTCCATCCGCGACGAGCACCAGAGGATCACCACCGTCCGCCAGGGCGACGTCGTGGCCATCCCCGCCGGTGCGCCGTTCTGGGTGCACaacgacggtgacggcgcgctcgtcgccatcgccgtctaCGACGTCAGCAACAACGCCAACCAGCTCGACCAAACCTCCAGG CGTTTCCGGCTAGCCGGCGGGCAGACGAGCAGCGAgaggcggcgcgagggcgagtCCGAGTCGTCGGAGTCGGAGACggaacgcggcggcgaggagtcCTACAACATCCTGAGCGGCTTCGACACCGAGCTGCTCGCGGAGTCCATGCGCGTCAGCCGCGACACCGCGCGCAAGCTGCAGGGCCGGAACGACAAGCGCGGCAACATCGTGCgcgtccgccgcggcggcctgcACCTGCTCCGCCCCGCGACGGAGCGCGTGACCGACGAGGAGATGATGAGGGGCGCcaacgccggcgcggccgccgctggAAACGGGGTCGACGAGGCCCTCTGCTTGATGAAGCTCCGCGAGAACGTCGCCGACCCGATGAAGGCCGACCTCTACACCCCCAATGGCGGCCGCATCACCGTCCTCAACAGCCAGAAGCTCCCCGTCCTCAAGCTCATCAAGATGAGCGTCAACCGCGGCGTCATGCGCCGG AATGCGATCCTGGCGCCGCACTGGAACATCAACGCGCACGCGGCGGTGTACGCGACGAGCGGGAGCGCGCGGCTGCAGGTGGTGAGCAGCGAGGGGCGGCGGGTGTTCGACGGCGAGCTGCGGCGCGGGcagatggtggtggtgccgcAGAGCTTCGCGGTGCTGGggagcgccggcgacgaggggtTCGCGTGGGTGTCGTTCCAGACGAGCGACGACGCCATGAACGCGCCGATCGTGGGCAAGTCGTCGGCGCTGCGCGGGATGCCGGCGGACGTGCTGGCCAACGCGTTCGGCGTgtcgagggaggaggcgcgcagGGTCAAGTTCGGGAGGGGGCAGGAGCTCGCCATCTTCTCGCCCAAGTCCGGCGACCGCAGGGacatgctcgccgccgcggcctga
- the LOC102704169 gene encoding BTB/POZ and MATH domain-containing protein 1-like has translation MALPAYQYHYQSGTAPDARRGYVSARVRPPSMTTRSTTSTCTTGTVEGHHRFVIPHYGWLRAHLGGGQCFPLGSFSVAGYDWAVVFFPRGATVGENHDHAAFYVELLTSRAAAAATFDLRFVRAGSGSGSGRPLPMHQPDTEPHRFSTMTHFDPAVYGVRVDAMLMQSVQSNYVRDDRLIIDCTLHVAGKPRVSTAEPLAEIDVPPPDLPAHLGKLLDSEAHADVTFDVQGEEFTAHRVVLAMRSPVFKAELFGPMSNTGETVKVVDMQPAVFKLLLGFVYTESLAAMDDLDEDDTRELARHLLVAADRYGMGRLKIICGHILEWSLTAETVASTIALADRHGCRELKEACVEFVVAMGMNDETMTSRHEGDQLSCFSVIKHFFSEIGSFFKIH, from the coding sequence ATGGCACTACCTGCTTATCAGTACCACTACCAGTCCGGCACGGCGCCGGACGCCCGGCGCGGCTACGTGAGCGCCAGAGTACGGCCGCCGTCGATGACGACGAGGAGCACCACGTCGACGTGCACGACGGGGACGGTGGAGGGCCACCACCGGTTCGTGATCCCCCACTACGGCTGGCTGAGGGCgcacctcggcggcggccagtgCTTCCCGTTGGGCAGCTTCTCCGTCGCCGGCTACGACTGGgccgtcgtcttcttcccgCGCGGGGCCACGGTCGGGGAGAACCACGACCACGCCGCGTTCTACGTCGAGCTCTTGaccagccgcgccgccgccgccgccaccttcgACCTGCGATTCGTCAgggccggctccggctccggctccggccggCCGTTGCCGATGCACCAGCCGGACACGGAGCCGCACAGGTTCAGCACCATGACGCACTTTGACCCCGCCGTGTACGGCGTCAGGGTGGACGCCATGCTGATGCAGAGCGTTCAGTCCAACTACGTCCGCGACGACCGCCTCATCATCGACTGCACCCTCCACGTCGCCGGCAAGCCGCGGGTGTCCACCGCCGAGCCGCTGGCGGAGATCGACGTCCCGCCGCCGGACCTGCCGGCCCACCTCGGCAAGCTCCTCGACAGCGAGGCGCACGCCGACGTCACGTTCGACGTGCAGGGCGAGGAGTTCACCGCGCACCGCGTGGTGCTCGCCATGCGTTCCCCCGTCTTCAAAGCCGAGCTCTTCGGCCCGATGAGCAACACCGGCGAGACCGTCAAGGTCGTCGACATGCAGCCGGCCGTGTTCAAGCTCCTCCTCGGCTTCGTCTACACCGAGTCGCTGGCCGCCATGGACGACCTCGACGAGGACGACACGAGGGAGCTCGCCCGGCAcctgctcgtcgccgccgaccggtACGGCATGGGCAGGCTGAAGATCATCTGCGGGCACATCCTCGAGTGGAGCCTGACGGCAGAGACGGTGGCGAGCACGATTGCATTGGCCGACCGCCATGGTTGCCGCGAGCTTAAGGAGGCTTGTGTTGAGTTCGTCGTCGCCATGGGTATGAACGATGAAACGATGACAAGCCGGCATGAAGGAGACCAGCTCAGCTGTTTCTCCGTCATCAAACACTTCTTTAGCGAGATTGGCAGCTTCTTCAAAATCCACTAA